A DNA window from Macadamia integrifolia cultivar HAES 741 chromosome 4, SCU_Mint_v3, whole genome shotgun sequence contains the following coding sequences:
- the LOC122076997 gene encoding ent-kaurene oxidase-like, with product MAGEQAISSFPTVVYATIAVGLAVLFYFRKFLFYKCPSPLNPAPPEVPGLPLIGNLLQLKEKKPHQTFAKWAEIYGSIYSIRTGASKMVIINSADVAKQVPSTVSLSLLGASMNLLS from the exons ATGGCAGGAGAACAGGCGATCTCCAGCTTTCCGACGGTGGTTTATGCAACTATTGCAGTGGGTTTAGCGGTTCTGTTCTACTTtagaaaattcctattttacaaGTGTCCATCTCCTTTAAACCCAGCTCCTCCTG AGGTTCCAGGGTTACCTTTGATCGGGAATTTGTTGCAGCTGAAAGAGAAGAAACCGCACCAGACTTTCGCTAAGTGGGCTGAGATTTATGGATCGATTTACTCGATTAGGACCGGAGCCTCGAAGATGGTTATTATCAATTCTGCAGATGTTGCCAAACAGGTACCCAGTACCGTCTCCCTATCACTCCTTGGTGCTTCTATGAATCTGCTGAGTTGA